GCACGACGAGGGCGATCATCACCAGCACCCACACCACGGCGCAGAGCGCGGTGAAGAACCAGATCAGCCATGCCAGTTCGCTCGCCGCAGGACCTTTCGGGTCGAGGGCGGATTGCCAGCCCGCGCATCCCTGGAGCAACAGAGCGCCGGCGGTGGCGAACGCCATCGAGACGAGACGTTTCACGGCGACTTCCCCAGCGTGGCCGCGTCGGGCATGCGGTTTTCCGACGGATGCGCCATCATGTCGTCATTGCGTTGCGGCGCGGCGGAAGACGGCGCGTTGCCGCTCAGCGAGCGCACGAAAGCCGCAAGCTCCCAGATCTGGTCGTCGGGAATCTTGTCGCGGAAGCTCGGCATGCCGTTTGGCCGACCGTCGCGGATCGTGGCATGGATGCTTTCGATCGAGCTGCCATAGAGCCACTTCTGGTCCATCAGGGCCGGCCCCATGCCGCCGCCGCCATTGGCGTGGCATCCCGAACAGTTGAACCAGCCGAAAAGCCGTTTCCCTTCGCTCATGTGGAAGGCGTTGGCCTCGAAGCTCGCCGCCTTGTTGTCGCTGGCGGGGGGGCGCTGTCCGCCGGGCTCCAGCGTGGTCACAGGCGTCGGCTGCTCGCCCGATCCGAGCGCCGATTGCGGGCGCGTGTCACGTTCCTCGCGCTGGCAGGCAGCGAGCGCCAGGACTGGAAACAGGAGCATGGCCACCGCGGCTCTCATCGCACCGGGCTCCCCGAGGGATCGAGGCGGGGCACGCCATACTGTGACAGCAAGGCATCTATCTCGCCCTTGTGCCTGGACAGGGCGCCATTGACATCGCCGCGCAGCGCATCGTCTTCGCGGCGGACGCCCATCGAGATGTCATAGATCATCGGCAGTTGCGGTCCATCGATGCGGGGCGCAACCGGCGTGATGCGGAGCGGCACCTTCTGCCTTGCGGCGAAGTAGCCGGCGAGGGGGCCCCAGACCACGGCAAGGTCGATCTCGCCACTCGCCACCGCTTCGACGATGCGCGCCGGCGGGTTGGGGGCGGAATAATCGCCATAGACCGGATAGCCAACGAGGTGCCCGACGATACCGCGGCGGCCAAGCGCCTGGACCGGAGGCGAATTGGCGCCATCGTCGCCGATGAGCTGAACACCGATCCGCATGTCGCGCAGCCGCGGATCATTGAACGATGCTACGTCGGGGCCGTCCCTGCGGGTGACGAAGACATAGGACGATCGGTAGTAGGGCGTGGTGGTGCGCAGCATTTCGAGGTTGCTCGGCGTGCCCGGCACGAGATCGCACAGGCCCGCCTTCAGCGTGTTGCGGATGAAGCCGCGACGCTGCGCCCACCAGGTATAGGTCAGCTTGGCGCCGAGATCGGACGCAACGATTTCGGCGATCCTGTTCTCGAAGCCCTGACCTGCCGCGTTGGAGAACGGCAGGTTGTTCGGATCGGCGCAGACCCTCAGCTCACGTGCGTCGGCTGTGGCCGTCAAGAACACGAAGGCGATCGCGGCCATGCCGATCGCCAGCCGTTGACACCCCTTTCGCGCCGGACCTACGGTCAAGTACAATCCATCAAGGCAGCCGGAACACATAAAGCGTGCCTCCCGAGGTTGTCGCGTTCTTCAGATCCTTCATGGCATTGACGAAACCGAGCGCGGCGGTGGCGTCACGCGGGTCAAGATCGCCCGATACAATGGCGCCGGCCCAGCCGCCGACGCCTGAGAGGATGGCGACATATTGGTGCCCGTCGGGACCGCGATAGGTGATGGGCTGGCCGATGATCCCGGACGAGGTCTTGAACTGCCAAAGCAGGTCTCCGGTCTTGGCGCTGACCGCCTTGAACCAGCCTTCCATCGTGCCATAGAAGACAACGTCGCCGGCGGTCACTACCGCGCCGCTCCACACCGGGAGATTCTCCTTGAGGCTCCAGGCCGGTTTCTCTGCGGCGATGTCCCAGGCGGTGAAGGCGCCGCGATTGCCGCCAGGCCCTGGTATCATGCGGACGTTCATGCCCACATAGGGCGTGCCGGCGATGTAGTTCACCTCGACGCCTTCTTCATCCATGCACAGATTGTTGTGCGGGATGTAGAGCAGGCCGGTCTTCGGCGAGAACGCGGAAGGCTGCCAGTCCTTGAGGCCAGACGCCGTCGGACAGATATCGCGAACGACCTTGCCGGTGCCGGTCTTCTTGTCCGGATTTACGATCAGCCGGCCGGTTTTCAGATCCACGCCTTTGCTGGAGTTGACCGGACCAAAGGGTTTTGCCGACAGCACCTCGCCGGTGGTCCGGTCGAGGATGTAGAGATAGCCGTTGCGCTCCGGCCGGATCAGCACCTTGCGCGGCTTGCCCTGCCAGGTCATGTCGAGCAGGATCTGCTCGTTGATGCCGTCATAATCGTGGAGGTCGTGCGGGCTCCACTGATAGAACCATTTCGCCGCGCCGGTGTCGGGATCGCGCGCGAAAATGCCAGACGTCCACTTGTTGTCGCCCGGCCGCAAATCCGGATTCCATGGTCCGGGATTGCCGGTGCCGTGGAAGATCAGGTTCAGATCGGGATCATAGGAAATCCAGCCCCACATGTTGCCGCCGCCGATCTTCCAGGCTTCCGGCGGCCACGTCGTGACGCCAAGATCCTTGCCTTTGTCCATGTCGTAGTGCGGCTTGAAGTCCGGTCCGATCAGCACGTCCTTGTCCGGCCCGGTGCTATAGGCGATCCAGACGACATGACCGTCGCCGGCGTCGAGCGCCTTTACCCAGCCGCGAACGCCCATCTCGCCGCCGGAATTGCCGACCAGCACTTTGCCCTTCACCACAAGCGGCGCCATGGTGATGGTCTCGCCGATGTTGATGTTGCCGACATGAGTGTTCCAGATCGGCTTGCCCGTGTTCGCATCAAGGGCAATCGTGTGGCCGTCCAGCGTATTGAAAAAGATGCGCCCGTCGGCGAATGCCACCCCGCGGTTGACGACGTCGCAGCAGGCCACTCCCTGTGCCGCCGGCTCGGGATTGGGTTCGTACTTCCACTTCATCGGGGCGCCGGGCTTGGAGAGATCGAGCGCATAGACGAAGTTGGGAAAGGGCGTCACGATATACATGGTGTTGCCGACGACCAGCGGCGCTGCTTCCTGGCCCTTGTTCACGCCTGTCGAGAACGTGAACGCGACCTGCAGGTTCTTGACGTTGCCTTCATTGATCTCGGAGAGGTCGCTGAAGCGCGTCGACGCGTAGTTCTTGGCCGGCATCGTCCATTGGCCGTCATCGGGTGGCGAAGCTGCGGCTGGCGGTACGATCGCTGGTGTTTTAGGAGGCTCGGACGCAGCGCCCAGAAGCAGCAGGCATGCGAGCAGCGTCACCAGAAGGATAGCGCCAAAGGAATTCCCGGCTGCCAATTTGCGGGTACGTCGTTCTACGTCAACGCGCGTTAATGCCAACTGCGGCATAGCTTTCATTTATTGATCGAGCCTCCCACGCCGGCGCCGAGTTCGGCGGCGATGTCGGCCTCCGTTCCGGCGCAAAGCGGATGGCCCCAGCCTGAAGCGCTTTTGCCGCCGGGGTCCAGATCGTAGACAATGGCATCCTTGCGATTTGGATTGACGCCTGCCGGGACCTTGTCGAAGCCGAGCGCCGCGCGGATACGCCAGGCGACATTGTGATCGGCGCATGAGGAATCGCCTGAAACGCCGAGGCCGCCGACAATGCTCTTGCCGTCGTAGAGGGCAAGCCCGCCGCCAAACACCACGACGCCTCCGATCGGCTTGCCGACGAGCGGGTCGCCGGCGCTTCCGAACGTTTTGGGATCGCCCGTATAGGCCGCGGCCTGGTTGACGGGATTGGTCTCCTGCAGGCCAAATAGCGGCCCGCCCGGCTGCACCCCCGCATAGAGATTGGCCGTAGAGAGGGCCATCTGAGCCAGGCTGAGACCGTTGGCCGTGTTGGCTTTCTCCGCTGCTATGAGCCGACTTCCCGGCCATTGCGAGTCGGGGGTGGGGCCGCTGAACGCAATCGCGCAGACAGTGCCGTCACGGGCAACGATGGCTGCCCATTCGTTGGTTTCAAAGCCGCCATTGGCTGGTCCGCCGCTTGCCTTCACGTTGGCTTTGAGGGCTGCAAGCAGCTTATCGTGATCGGCCGGACAGGGCTCCTGCGCCATGGCATCGTGCCCATGGAACAGGCCACCCATCAGCACCAGCAGGCCAAAAAGAGGTACGAAAAGCTGCGAGCGATACATTGTCCTGGCATTCGTTTACATAACAAGGACCACCCCGGCAGACCGCAGAATGCGAGGATACGTCCAGTGCGTCAGTGCCTAACTCGCGTAATGCTTCTATGTTCCTGCTTTGCATAAAATTCATGCAGTTGGATTTGGGTGCAGGTGTTCAATCAAAGCATGGGACCTGGATACCCGTGGCCACAGGCCAAGCGGTGAGGCAACGCGGCTGATCCAGGAAAATGCGATCGGGATGGCGCAGACGCACCCGCCCTGACAAACGCTGTTGCCTTGTCACGGCGTTCGACGATGGATGATCTCTTCAATAAGTTTCGCGTCGGCTTCGTACTCCGCGGCCCGCGCAGCCATTTGGCTGGCCAGGCTGTGTCTTTCCCGCGCGGCTTCGCGTTTTGCCGTACGTTTCGCCAACTCAGCCCGCTGCTGGTTCGCTCTTAAAAGGCTCCAAAGAGCCTGCTCCGCATCGTCAGCCTGGGCCTGCATCAAAACGTCTGCCCCGAACGCATGTCCGGTGTGGCAGCGGTAACGGGTAATCGGCCCGTCTTCTATCTCCCATAGGGGGCCATGACATTCGGGGCAGACAAATGTCGAGGGGGCGCCAAGCTGGCCTTCGGTCAGTTCCATTGTGCTGTGCTCCTGAGCTGCAATCGCTGCCTCAAGGCGGATGCCGGACGGGATTTCTGGTGTCGGTCCTGCGATTTCGGAAGCAAGCCTGTGCAACAGGCCAGCCATTTCGGACAGAGGGACGCAATGGTCGATTTCCACATTCTGCAAGGCGCTCAGCGGCATGTCGGGTACTGCAGCGTCGCCGGGGTCCTGGACTACGCTGACGCCTCCGCACATCTTGATTGCGTGCAGGCCGGCGGTGCCGTCGGAGAGGCTGCCTGTGAGCACGACGCCGATCACGCTGCCGCCAAAGCTGCAGGCCGCCGATCGAAACAGGGGGTCGATGGCGGGGCGCGCCAGGTTCTCGCGCGGCCCGCGCCGCAGCAGCATATGATCGTCATGTAACAGAAGGTGAGCTCCGGGCGGTGCAACGAAGATGTGCCCGTTTTTAACCTTCATGCCGTTGGAGGCATTTGCAACGGGCATGTTGGCAGCGCGACCGAGAATGTCGCCGAGGTAACTCGTGGGACCAACGTGCTGTACGACGAGGAGAGCCGCCGGAATGTCCGGCGAAAGATCGCGGACAAGTCTCTTCAGCGCGTCGACGCCGCCGGCCGATGCTCCGATTGTCACGATGCACCGGTTCTTGCAACCGTCGGGACGGACCTTGTCCGGCTGGCCCGCACGCTCCGAATCTGATCGTGGTGCGGCGGTGGCCATGGTTGCTTCACCCACATTCAGCACAGATGTCGATGCGAGCGCTCCGGCCAGTCCGTTGCTGGTCGGGCGCCCTGCCTTCGTCGGTGTTAGCTTCCGGCCGCATCGCGGAACATAAATGCCCGCAATGATGTCGGCTCTGTACTAACGCCTACGTGCGCGTTTGACAGCAGCCTCTGCCACGGCCGGGGCCTCCTGAATGCTTGCCGCGCCGCCGAAATCGGCGTTCTTGGTACGGCCAGCTCCCGGGCCCGCTCCTAGATCAGCGCCTGTTGTCGGATCGGAAGCCGGATCGGAAAGCGTACGGTCGGCCATCCTGGCCACCACCTTCATGTCTTTGGCCCCCAGCTTGACAGTTGCCAGGCCGTCTCCGCCGTCGACGGGCATCACCTCTTCAAGGTCATCGATCCGATCCCACTCTTCGCCGGAATTCCATGGGCCAGCGACATCGCCGTCGCCTTGAGAGGTGTTGACATACATGCTGGCGTACTTCTCTACGCCTGGGAGCTTGCCGGAAGGGAAATTGTTTTCGATCGCGTAGAGTGCTTTCTCAAACGACTTCTGGTGCGCGATCTCGCGGGTCATCAGGAAGCCGAGCGCGTCCTTGATTCCCGGGTCGTCGGTGATGTTGATGAGGCGTTCGTAAACGATCTTGGCGCGGGCTTCGGCGGCGATATTCGACCGCAAATCCACCGTAGGTTCACCGCGCGAGTCGACATAGGCCGCGGTCCAGGGAACGCCGGCTGAGTCGCACAGCGCGGGAGCGCCGCCGAACAGAATTGATTCCTTGGCTGTTGTGCCGCTGGCGCCGATCATCAGGTAAAGGTCGGCTTCCTTCATTTGGCCCTCGGCCAGCTGTGCCTTGAGCCCCTTGTTGAGCATGGTGACGATTGATCCCACCACTTCGAGATGGCTGAGTTCTTCGGTCGCAATATCGAGCAACATGTCGCGACGGCCAAGATCGTCCTCGCCAAGCCCTTGCGTGAAATAGCGCATGGCCGCTGCAAGCTCGCCATCGGCGCCGCCGAACTGTTCCATGATCATGCAGGCCAGGCGAGGATTCGGCTCCGAGACGCGAACGGTGTATTGCAGGCGCTTGTTGTGCATGAACATGGACATCTCTCCGGTTAGATCATCCGAACATCCCGGCAAGTTGATTGTTCCATCCGGCCATCGGCCAGCGAGCATTTTTACGGTAACTTCAGTGTTGAGCATCGCAGGGAGCCAGAGGCGGCATTTATTTCTCCGACCGGTGACCGGCGGCAACGAGACTTCGATCGTGCTGCGCCATCACAGCAATGAGCAAGGCCGCGGATGGGCAAGAGGTAGACAAAATCTGGAGGGATACTGGCTCGGAAAAGTGAAGCCGGGCCATATTAATACGATGTCGGTGTCGACACCTTCGGCCCGTTTCGCCGCACACCTTACGCGGCAAACGCCGGGTTCGGTCACACGGCGAGCGTCGCGGGCTGTTGCCCGTTCACTTTCGATCCAGCACCTTCCGGACTTTCTCTGCCAATTCGTCGATCGTGTAGGGCTTGGTCAAAAGTTCGGTTCCGAAATCGAGCGTGCCGTTGTGGACAATCGCATTTCGTGTGTAGCCGGTGGTGTAGAGCACTTTTAGCGACGGGTGCATTGTCTTGACCTGATCCACCAACTCCCGGCCCGACATCTCCGGCATCACCACGTCGGTGAACAGAAGCGACGGCACTTGCCCGCTTTCGACGGCCACCAGCGCTTCGCGTGGACCTTGCATTTCCAGCACGGAGTAGCCCAGTTCCCGCAGCGCTTCCGCGGCCATCAGCCGGACGCGATCTTCATCCTCGACAACCATGATGATCTCGTCTGCACAGCCGGGGTGCTCGCCTGCCACGACGTCGATTTGGCTGTCGAGCACGCCATGGTGCGAGCGCGGCAAATATATTTTCAAGGTGGTTCCGATGCCCTGCTCGGAATAGATCTTCACACTGCCGCCGGACTGGCGAACAAACCCATAGACTTGGCTGAGTCCCAGCCCGGTGCCTTTGCCGACCCCCTTGGTGGTGAAGAACGGATCGAAGGCTCTTGCGACAACATCAGCAGTCATGCCCGTTCCTGTATCGGTGACCGCTATCATCACATACTGGCCGGAGGGGATCGCGTTCTCCCTGGCATAGCGATCGTCGACGTGGGCGTTTGATGTCTCGATCGTCAGCTTGCCGCCAGCAGGCATGGCATCCCTTGCGTTGACGCAGAGGTTGAGCAGCGCGCTTTCCAATTGCCCTGCGTCGGCCTCGACATGCCATAGGCCCGCAGCGAGCACGGTCTCGATCTGGATGGTCTCGCCAAGCGTCCGGTTCAGCAATTCGCTCATGCCGGAGACGAGGCGATTTGGATTCAGCCGCTTCGGCGCCAGTGGTTGCTGGCGGGAAAAGGCGAGCAGTCGCCTGGTAAGTTCTGCGGCACGTTGTGCTCCATCGATCGCGCCGGTTACGAATTGGTGGACGTTGGTATCGCCGTTTCTGAGCTTGCGCTGCACAAGGTTCAGGCCGCCGATGATGACGGCCAGCATATTGTTGAAGTCGTGCGCGATGCCACCGGTGAGCTGTCCGACAGCTTCCATCTTCTGGGCTTGGCGCAGGTGCTCTTCTGCTCTGGCGCGTTCCGCAACTTCATCTTTGACACGTTGTTCGAGCGTGCCGTTGAGTGTCTGCAGCGCCTTGAACAGCCGGGAGTTGTCGATGGCTGTCGCGGCATGGCCGGCAAGCCCCAGCAAGGCCGCTTCTTGCTGTTCGGCGAACACGCCGGTCTCTGAATGACCAAGGAAGAGGCCGCCCAGGACCTCGCCCGAACGCGAGACGACCGGCACGGCGAGATAGGAACGCACCGGCAGATGGCCCTCCGGCATTCCCTTGCGGGGCCAGTTCTTTCCGTAACGCGGATCGGTGAGGATATCGTCGGAACGCACCACGTTTGTGCCGCGGAAAGTGGGCTCGAACACCGCGGTGTTGCGCGGCATCGGAAAGTTTTCGAAAGCAGAACGAGGTGCCCCGAAAGGGCGTAGAGCACATAGCTGTCGCCCTTGTCGTCGATCACATTGTAGAAGAAAGCTCCAAATTGTGCGCCCGACAGCACCACGCCGGCGTCGGTTACCGTCTGGACAATTCGCTCCACGTCAAGCTCGGCCGCCACGGCTGCCGCAGTGGCGTTCATCAACTGAAGCTGATGCTCCACCCGCTTTCGCGCGGTGACATCAACCACGGTGCCGATGAAGCGGATCGCACGGCCGGACTGGAAAAGCGCTTCCCCCGTTGCGGCAATCCAGCGCTCCTTGCCATCCCGAAGGCCGATCGTCCGGTATTCGATGTCGTAGCGGGAGGGGGTGCCCGGCGCGAGCGACTGGCGTACGGCCTCGTCGGCCCGTGCGCGATCTTCCGGGTGGAGGCCCGCCAGGAAGGCGCTTTCATATGTCACCTCCGCGTCCGGCGGCAAACCAAAAAGGGCTTTGCACCGGTCGTCCCAACGCAGCACTCCGCTGATGGGATCGTAATCCCAGGTGCCAATAGCGGCCGCGTCGGTGGCAAGCCTCAGCCTCTCCTCGCTGGCCCGTGCCGCCTGTTCCGAGCGAACGCGCT
This region of Mesorhizobium sp. C432A genomic DNA includes:
- a CDS encoding manganese catalase family protein translates to MFMHNKRLQYTVRVSEPNPRLACMIMEQFGGADGELAAAMRYFTQGLGEDDLGRRDMLLDIATEELSHLEVVGSIVTMLNKGLKAQLAEGQMKEADLYLMIGASGTTAKESILFGGAPALCDSAGVPWTAAYVDSRGEPTVDLRSNIAAEARAKIVYERLINITDDPGIKDALGFLMTREIAHQKSFEKALYAIENNFPSGKLPGVEKYASMYVNTSQGDGDVAGPWNSGEEWDRIDDLEEVMPVDGGDGLATVKLGAKDMKVVARMADRTLSDPASDPTTGADLGAGPGAGRTKNADFGGAASIQEAPAVAEAAVKRARRR
- a CDS encoding c-type cytochrome, which gives rise to MRAAVAMLLFPVLALAACQREERDTRPQSALGSGEQPTPVTTLEPGGQRPPASDNKAASFEANAFHMSEGKRLFGWFNCSGCHANGGGGMGPALMDQKWLYGSSIESIHATIRDGRPNGMPSFRDKIPDDQIWELAAFVRSLSGNAPSSAAPQRNDDMMAHPSENRMPDAATLGKSP
- a CDS encoding substrate-binding domain-containing protein — protein: MAAIAFVFLTATADARELRVCADPNNLPFSNAAGQGFENRIAEIVASDLGAKLTYTWWAQRRGFIRNTLKAGLCDLVPGTPSNLEMLRTTTPYYRSSYVFVTRRDGPDVASFNDPRLRDMRIGVQLIGDDGANSPPVQALGRRGIVGHLVGYPVYGDYSAPNPPARIVEAVASGEIDLAVVWGPLAGYFAARQKVPLRITPVAPRIDGPQLPMIYDISMGVRREDDALRGDVNGALSRHKGEIDALLSQYGVPRLDPSGSPVR
- a CDS encoding chemotaxis protein CheB encodes the protein MATAAPRSDSERAGQPDKVRPDGCKNRCIVTIGASAGGVDALKRLVRDLSPDIPAALLVVQHVGPTSYLGDILGRAANMPVANASNGMKVKNGHIFVAPPGAHLLLHDDHMLLRRGPRENLARPAIDPLFRSAACSFGGSVIGVVLTGSLSDGTAGLHAIKMCGGVSVVQDPGDAAVPDMPLSALQNVEIDHCVPLSEMAGLLHRLASEIAGPTPEIPSGIRLEAAIAAQEHSTMELTEGQLGAPSTFVCPECHGPLWEIEDGPITRYRCHTGHAFGADVLMQAQADDAEQALWSLLRANQQRAELAKRTAKREAARERHSLASQMAARAAEYEADAKLIEEIIHRRTP
- a CDS encoding heme-binding protein, yielding MYRSQLFVPLFGLLVLMGGLFHGHDAMAQEPCPADHDKLLAALKANVKASGGPANGGFETNEWAAIVARDGTVCAIAFSGPTPDSQWPGSRLIAAEKANTANGLSLAQMALSTANLYAGVQPGGPLFGLQETNPVNQAAAYTGDPKTFGSAGDPLVGKPIGGVVVFGGGLALYDGKSIVGGLGVSGDSSCADHNVAWRIRAALGFDKVPAGVNPNRKDAIVYDLDPGGKSASGWGHPLCAGTEADIAAELGAGVGGSINK
- a CDS encoding methanol/ethanol family PQQ-dependent dehydrogenase gives rise to the protein MKAMPQLALTRVDVERRTRKLAAGNSFGAILLVTLLACLLLLGAASEPPKTPAIVPPAAASPPDDGQWTMPAKNYASTRFSDLSEINEGNVKNLQVAFTFSTGVNKGQEAAPLVVGNTMYIVTPFPNFVYALDLSKPGAPMKWKYEPNPEPAAQGVACCDVVNRGVAFADGRIFFNTLDGHTIALDANTGKPIWNTHVGNINIGETITMAPLVVKGKVLVGNSGGEMGVRGWVKALDAGDGHVVWIAYSTGPDKDVLIGPDFKPHYDMDKGKDLGVTTWPPEAWKIGGGNMWGWISYDPDLNLIFHGTGNPGPWNPDLRPGDNKWTSGIFARDPDTGAAKWFYQWSPHDLHDYDGINEQILLDMTWQGKPRKVLIRPERNGYLYILDRTTGEVLSAKPFGPVNSSKGVDLKTGRLIVNPDKKTGTGKVVRDICPTASGLKDWQPSAFSPKTGLLYIPHNNLCMDEEGVEVNYIAGTPYVGMNVRMIPGPGGNRGAFTAWDIAAEKPAWSLKENLPVWSGAVVTAGDVVFYGTMEGWFKAVSAKTGDLLWQFKTSSGIIGQPITYRGPDGHQYVAILSGVGGWAGAIVSGDLDPRDATAALGFVNAMKDLKNATTSGGTLYVFRLP